Within Candidatus Neomarinimicrobiota bacterium, the genomic segment GGGTGGGCTTATTTTGTTATCACTATGTGTAATGGATATCAGAAACCCACGACTTAAGTCGTGGGCTGCACCTGCTCCCTTCGGCAGGCTCAGGGTCCGCCTCCCTGGAACTCCGAACCCCATGAACTCAAAAACTCACAAAACCCATAGAACTCAAAGACTTCACCTTATCTTACCCGGTAGCTAATCCGAGGAGTGCATAGACTGACATGACTTTTGCTCAATTATTAAATACTGTTCCGGTTGAATTTGGGAAACAATTCATTTCTTTCGTCACTGGTCAGCACAATGACAACAGAATTTCATTAAAGTATTACCACCACCAAGCTTCAGGAACAGTTTATGCCGAAGTAACTTTTGGAAAGTTGGCCCAGGGACCCCCCGGACATGCTCATGGAGGTGCCATCTCTGCTGTTTTTGATGAGCTCATGGGAGCCTGCTGTTGGGTCAATGATCAACCCGCCATGACTGCCCAGTATACCACCCGGTTTTTTAAGCCAGTTCCTTTGAATACAAAAATGTTATACTGTGCTGACATCAAGAAAGTTGAAGCGAATAAAATTTCACTGGAAGCAAAGTTGATCGATGTTTCAGAATCAAAATATGCAGAAGCACGTGGCTTGTTTATCCTCCAGGATATGGAGACCTTCAAGCGCATGAGCCAGAGTAGTACGGACAATGAAGATTTCCTGAAAGAACTTGCTAAACATACATGATCAACAATCAAGAAGACATAAAGCATACTTTATTTTCCAAGGATAGTAAAGACAAGGCACGCCTTGTCTCAACCCCAACTACCAATGAAGGATTGCCTTGTCTCAACAACAAATCAACCCCAACTATCAATGAAGGATTGCCTTGTCTCAATAATCAATCTCCTGACAGGAACGAGGAGGGCTTTTGCCGTTTCATCATGCTAAACTAAAGCAATAAAAAAAAGGAAAACACCATGGCCTGGACATTCAAATTTGATTTAGATAAATACGAAATTGAGGATCTCAAGATCGTTCTGGAAAAATTAAAGAAAAAAGACGTCCGAAAAGTAGAGGTCTCGGTTAACGGCGATGTTCGTAAATTGGCTACCAATATGCTGAAAGCGGTATATGACCAGGAAGACTTCTTCAAAGACGACCGCTGGTAGCCCACGACTTCAGTCGTGGGAACCTTTCAGATAATACAGATCGCTGATATCAATGAGGGGCATCTAAATTGAACGTACGCATAAAAGCATTTGGATTGGTATTCATATTTATCAGCATTAGCCTCATTGGCTATATGCTGGCTATGGATATTGAAACCCCCCGACCCATCCTGAAACACGATAATCTTGAAGGGCGGGAAGTCGTTTATTTTGGCGTTATCTCACGCTACACGCCACGCTCTATTATTGAGGGCTATCAACCCCTCATGGATTATCTCACCGACAAAACACCCTATCATTTTAAACTCAGGTTGAGCAGAAATTACCTGGAGACCGTTCGGCAATTGACAGATGGAGACATAGATTTT encodes:
- a CDS encoding PaaI family thioesterase, coding for MTFAQLLNTVPVEFGKQFISFVTGQHNDNRISLKYYHHQASGTVYAEVTFGKLAQGPPGHAHGGAISAVFDELMGACCWVNDQPAMTAQYTTRFFKPVPLNTKMLYCADIKKVEANKISLEAKLIDVSESKYAEARGLFILQDMETFKRMSQSSTDNEDFLKELAKHT